From a region of the Buchnera aphidicola (Aphis fabae) genome:
- the tsgA gene encoding MFS transporter TsgA, giving the protein MKNINQIGLTWISFFSYAFTGALIVVTGMIMGDIAAYFNLSISQMSNIFTCLNAGILISILLNSWLINIFSLKKQLIYGFILSIIAIIGIIFSKNILLFSINIFILGLVSGITMSIGTFIITKLYSGSKRGSQLLLTDSFFSMSGMIFPIITAYLLENKFLWYWIYVCIGMVYFIIFILSVSVNFPESKEKINHTEKIKQWNFNIVLLSISALLYILGQLSFISWVPQYATEMMNINIKKTGNLVSNFWMAYMIGMWCFSFIIKFFNLNRIFVFLSGISAILMYVYIHSSNYLIMKYIIISLGFFSSAIYTIILTLASLQTKKPSAKIINMILFFGTIGTLLTFIITSPIVEKKGLYATLICSNILYSIVFSLSLVILVNSKNKIYFKE; this is encoded by the coding sequence GTGAAAAACATTAACCAAATAGGACTTACATGGATTAGTTTTTTTTCATACGCTTTCACAGGTGCATTAATAGTAGTTACAGGAATGATAATGGGAGATATTGCTGCTTATTTTAATCTGTCTATATCTCAAATGAGTAATATTTTTACTTGTTTAAATGCAGGTATATTAATATCAATTTTACTTAATTCTTGGTTAATTAATATTTTTTCATTAAAAAAACAATTAATATATGGATTTATACTTTCAATAATTGCAATTATTGGCATAATATTTTCTAAAAATATATTATTATTTTCTATAAATATTTTTATATTAGGATTAGTCAGTGGTATTACCATGTCAATTGGTACTTTTATTATTACAAAATTATATTCTGGATCAAAAAGAGGATCACAGCTTTTACTGACTGATTCTTTTTTTAGTATGTCTGGAATGATATTTCCTATTATTACAGCATATTTGTTAGAAAATAAATTTTTATGGTATTGGATATATGTATGTATAGGAATGGTTTATTTTATAATTTTCATTTTATCAGTTAGCGTAAATTTCCCAGAATCAAAAGAAAAAATAAATCATACAGAAAAAATTAAACAATGGAATTTTAATATAGTTTTATTATCAATATCTGCGTTACTATATATTTTAGGTCAATTAAGTTTTATTTCTTGGGTTCCTCAATACGCAACAGAAATGATGAATATTAATATAAAAAAAACAGGTAATTTAGTAAGCAATTTTTGGATGGCATATATGATTGGCATGTGGTGTTTTAGTTTTATAATAAAATTTTTTAATTTAAACCGCATATTTGTTTTTTTATCTGGTATTTCTGCAATACTTATGTATGTTTACATACATAGTTCAAATTATTTAATAATGAAATACATTATTATTAGTTTAGGATTTTTTTCTAGTGCTATTTATACTATAATTCTTACATTAGCTTCATTACAGACAAAAAAACCATCCGCAAAAATAATAAATATGATTTTATTTTTTGGAACTATCGGAACATTACTAACATTTATTATCACTAGTCCAATTGTCGAAAAAAAAGGACTGTATGCAACTTTAATATGCTCAAATATATTATATAGTATAGTATTCTCTTTATCTTTAGTAATTTTAGTAAATAGCAAAAATAAAATATATTTTAAAGAATAA
- the rpe gene encoding ribulose-phosphate 3-epimerase: protein MKNFLLAPSILSADFARLGKDSKKVIDSGGDWIHFDVMDNHYVPNLTMGPMILKSLRNYNITAPIDVHLMTKPVDNLIPQFANAGANFITFHPEATDHIDRTINLIKEYGCKAGLAFNPSTSLNYLDYVIDKIDLILLMSVNPGFGNQSFLPSTFNKLREVRKRIDLNALDIFLEVDGGVKLENISEIAFSGANVFVIGSGIFDYPDYQRIIENIRQELKYSHFKSIH, encoded by the coding sequence ATGAAAAATTTTTTATTAGCCCCATCAATTTTATCTGCTGATTTTGCTCGTTTAGGAAAAGATTCAAAAAAAGTTATTGATTCAGGTGGTGATTGGATTCATTTTGATGTAATGGATAATCATTATGTCCCTAATTTGACAATGGGTCCTATGATTTTAAAATCACTTCGAAATTATAATATTACTGCACCTATTGATGTTCATTTAATGACTAAACCTGTAGATAATTTAATTCCTCAATTTGCTAATGCAGGTGCTAATTTTATTACTTTTCATCCAGAAGCAACTGATCATATTGATCGTACTATAAATTTAATTAAAGAATACGGATGTAAAGCTGGTTTAGCATTTAATCCATCTACTTCTCTGAATTATTTAGATTATGTGATAGATAAAATAGATTTAATTTTATTAATGTCAGTAAACCCTGGTTTTGGAAACCAATCATTTTTACCTTCTACGTTTAATAAATTACGTGAAGTTCGTAAACGAATTGATTTAAATGCATTAGATATTTTTTTAGAAGTAGATGGAGGAGTAAAATTAGAAAATATTTCTGAAATAGCTTTTTCTGGAGCGAATGTATTTGTAATTGGTTCTGGAATTTTTGATTATCCTGACTATCAGAGAATTATTGAAAATATCCGTCAAGAATTAAAATATTCTCATTTTAAGTCTATTCATTAA
- the aroB gene encoding 3-dehydroquinate synthase — translation MEQLKVVLGERSYPISIGSGIIEEDNIFFPLKPGNQAMLVTNKTLANLLKDKVFFQLRKSGIKVDQVIISDGEQFKTLNEIEMVISALLEKKHSRDTTLIALGGGVVGDLAGFSASIYQRGVRFIQIPTTLLAQVDASVGGKTGVNHLLGKNMIGSFWQPSSVIMDINFLNTLPHNELISGISEIIKYAIIFDEIFFNWLENNIEKILLLDHKSMCFCIKKCCELKSKIISLDEREKNFRALLNFGHTYGHAIEAHAGYGSWLHGEAIAVGMVMASRTSELLGYLKKVDYNRIISLLKKVGLPIKGPKNMSAISYLPYMMRDKKVISGEMRLVLPVSIGKAKVFSGIDKNVILTAIKDSQ, via the coding sequence ATGGAACAGTTAAAAGTTGTTTTAGGTGAACGTAGTTATCCAATTAGTATTGGATCTGGTATAATTGAAGAAGATAATATTTTTTTTCCTTTAAAACCAGGCAATCAAGCTATGTTAGTCACAAATAAAACATTAGCTAATCTTTTAAAAGATAAAGTATTTTTTCAGTTAAGAAAATCAGGGATAAAAGTAGACCAAGTAATTATATCAGATGGTGAACAATTTAAAACATTAAATGAAATAGAAATGGTAATTTCTGCTTTACTTGAAAAAAAACATTCTCGTGATACTACGTTAATTGCTTTAGGTGGAGGTGTAGTAGGTGATTTAGCTGGTTTTTCAGCATCTATTTATCAAAGGGGAGTGCGTTTTATTCAAATTCCAACTACTCTTTTAGCTCAAGTGGATGCTTCTGTTGGAGGAAAGACAGGGGTAAATCATTTATTGGGTAAAAATATGATAGGTTCTTTTTGGCAACCATCTTCGGTTATTATGGATATTAACTTTTTAAATACATTGCCTCATAACGAATTAATTTCAGGAATATCTGAAATTATTAAATATGCTATTATTTTTGATGAAATATTTTTTAATTGGTTAGAAAATAATATTGAAAAAATATTATTATTAGATCATAAGTCTATGTGTTTCTGTATTAAAAAATGTTGTGAATTAAAATCAAAAATTATTTCTCTTGATGAACGAGAAAAAAATTTTAGAGCGTTATTAAATTTTGGTCATACATATGGCCATGCTATTGAAGCACATGCTGGATATGGTAGTTGGTTACATGGAGAGGCAATAGCAGTGGGTATGGTTATGGCATCTCGTACATCAGAATTACTTGGCTATTTAAAAAAAGTAGATTATAACAGAATCATTTCTTTATTGAAAAAAGTTGGATTACCTATAAAAGGACCAAAAAATATGTCTGCAATTTCATATTTACCATATATGATGCGAGATAAAAAAGTAATTTCAGGAGAAATGAGATTAGTTCTTCCTGTTTCTATAGGAAAAGCGAAAGTTTTTTCTGGAATCGATAAAAATGTTATTTTAACTGCAATTAAAGATTCGCAATAA
- the aroK gene encoding shikimate kinase AroK: MAEKRNIFLIGPMGAGKSTIGRQLSQQLNMEFFDSDQEIEKRTGATISWVFDIEGENGFREREMKVINEITQKQGIILATGGGSVQFKENRNILSARGIVIYLATTIEKQLSRTKRDKKRPLLQTNISNRIILENLAIERNPLYEEISDFKIHTDTQSAKSVAYNIIRLLEKI, encoded by the coding sequence ATGGCAGAAAAACGAAATATCTTTTTGATTGGACCTATGGGTGCTGGAAAAAGCACAATTGGTCGTCAATTGTCTCAACAACTTAATATGGAATTTTTTGATTCTGATCAGGAAATCGAAAAACGTACTGGAGCTACTATAAGTTGGGTGTTTGATATTGAAGGTGAAAATGGTTTCCGAGAAAGAGAAATGAAAGTTATTAATGAAATTACACAAAAACAAGGAATTATACTTGCTACCGGTGGAGGATCAGTACAATTTAAAGAAAATAGAAATATATTATCAGCTCGAGGTATTGTGATATATTTGGCAACGACAATTGAAAAACAGTTATCACGTACAAAAAGAGATAAAAAACGGCCATTATTACAAACAAATATATCAAATAGAATTATATTAGAAAATTTAGCGATTGAAAGAAACCCATTATATGAGGAAATATCGGATTTTAAAATTCATACTGATACTCAAAGTGCTAAGTCAGTTGCATATAATATAATTCGTTTATTAGAAAAAATATAG
- the deoD gene encoding purine-nucleoside phosphorylase, whose product MSTVHINSKKNDFSDIILMPGDPIRAKYIAENYLNNFKQINKTRLMLAYTGYYKNKKISVMSHGIGIPSAALYVRELITEYNVKKIIRIGTCGAVRDDINLRDIVLGLGASTDSKFNRIQFHNHDYSAIADFNITYNVFLAAKKMNFKIHIGNFFTTDSFYTDQDMLGILKKYNIVGIDMETAGIYSVASEFKVQALSICTVSDHILKKESVSSKDRESSFDDMIILALESTLLI is encoded by the coding sequence GTGTCTACTGTCCATATTAATAGCAAAAAAAATGATTTTTCAGATATAATTTTAATGCCTGGCGATCCTATAAGAGCAAAATATATTGCTGAAAATTATTTGAATAATTTTAAACAAATTAATAAAACACGTTTAATGTTAGCTTATACAGGATATTATAAAAATAAAAAAATTTCAGTTATGAGCCATGGAATAGGAATACCATCTGCTGCTCTTTATGTTAGAGAACTAATAACAGAATATAATGTAAAAAAAATTATTCGAATAGGAACTTGTGGTGCTGTACGAGATGATATAAACTTGCGTGATATTGTGCTTGGATTAGGTGCTTCTACAGATTCAAAATTTAATAGAATTCAATTTCATAATCATGATTATTCTGCTATCGCAGATTTTAATATCACTTATAATGTTTTTTTAGCTGCAAAAAAAATGAATTTTAAAATTCACATTGGTAATTTTTTTACTACTGATTCATTTTATACTGATCAAGATATGCTAGGTATTTTAAAAAAGTATAATATTGTTGGTATAGATATGGAGACAGCAGGAATATATTCTGTTGCATCTGAATTTAAAGTACAAGCTTTATCTATTTGTACAGTTTCTGATCATATTTTAAAAAAAGAGTCTGTTTCATCGAAAGATAGAGAATCTAGTTTTGATGATATGATTATTTTAGCCCTAGAGTCTACTTTATTAATTTAA
- a CDS encoding phosphopentomutase: MKRVFLMILDSFGIGSSIDADKFNDHGADTFGHIVEKCFLGEANKEREGSLKIPNLKKLGLIQAYQASTGKYPLGFHKKLDESEIIASYGFASEISSGKDTTSGHWEIAGVPVLDDWYYFKKVNNTFPNILINEILKNFKLPGILGNCHASGTEIITTLGEKHLETGKPILYTSSDSVFQVACHEHIFGLSNLYKLCHVIRVLLNKNKYKIARVIARPFIGSNKLNFQRTGNRLDLSIKPPSMTVMEKLINEKQGKVVAIGKISDIYAGVGISKSIKSFGLEELCNTTINEMKLAKNNTIVFTNFVDFDSVWGHRRDVSGYAKGLEFFDSQLLNMINLVKEKDLLIITADHGCDPTWVGTDHTRENVPILIYSPAKKTNFLGHRKTFSDIGQTISKYFSLSEMKYGKHMF, encoded by the coding sequence ATGAAACGAGTTTTTTTAATGATCTTAGACTCTTTTGGGATTGGATCAAGTATTGATGCTGATAAATTTAATGATCATGGTGCTGATACATTTGGGCACATAGTAGAAAAATGTTTTTTAGGAGAAGCGAATAAAGAAAGAGAAGGTTCTTTAAAAATTCCTAATTTAAAAAAATTAGGATTAATTCAAGCATATCAAGCTTCAACAGGAAAATACCCTTTAGGTTTTCATAAAAAATTAGATGAATCTGAAATTATTGCTAGTTATGGTTTTGCTAGTGAAATCTCGTCAGGAAAAGATACTACTTCTGGACATTGGGAGATAGCTGGGGTTCCCGTTTTAGATGATTGGTATTATTTTAAAAAAGTTAATAATACATTTCCGAATATTTTAATAAATGAAATTTTAAAAAATTTTAAATTACCTGGTATTCTTGGTAACTGTCATGCATCTGGAACCGAAATAATTACTACATTAGGTGAAAAACATTTAGAAACAGGAAAACCAATTTTATATACTTCATCTGATTCTGTTTTTCAAGTGGCATGTCATGAACATATATTTGGATTATCTAATCTTTATAAATTATGTCATGTAATTCGTGTATTATTAAATAAAAATAAGTATAAAATAGCGCGAGTTATTGCTCGTCCTTTTATTGGCAGTAATAAATTAAATTTTCAGAGAACAGGAAATAGATTGGATTTATCAATAAAACCTCCTTCTATGACTGTGATGGAAAAATTAATAAATGAGAAACAAGGTAAAGTAGTTGCAATAGGAAAAATTTCAGATATTTATGCAGGTGTCGGTATTAGCAAAAGTATAAAATCCTTTGGATTAGAAGAATTATGTAATACAACTATAAACGAAATGAAATTAGCAAAAAACAATACTATTGTATTTACTAATTTTGTAGATTTTGATTCTGTTTGGGGACATCGTCGTGATGTTTCTGGGTATGCTAAAGGTTTAGAATTTTTTGATAGTCAGTTATTAAATATGATTAATTTAGTTAAAGAAAAAGACTTGCTTATTATTACTGCAGATCATGGCTGTGATCCTACTTGGGTAGGAACAGATCATACTAGAGAAAATGTTCCTATACTCATATATTCTCCTGCTAAAAAGACAAATTTTTTAGGTCATCGCAAAACTTTTTCTGATATAGGACAAACAATTTCAAAATATTTTTCATTATCAGAAATGAAATATGGTAAACATATGTTTTAA
- a CDS encoding peptide chain release factor 3, with protein MCNLNHQLEIKKRRTFAIISHPDAGKTTVTEKMLLLGKVLRTSGTVKARGSGKYAKSDWMKIEKDRGISITTSVMQFQYKNILVNLLDTPGHQDFSEDTYRILTAVDCCLLVIDAAKGIEERTKKLMDVSRLHNTPIITFVNKLDRDSLEPIEILDQIEKELKLSCVPITWPISCGRNFKGVINLDKKLIYFYNKFNKSNVLKTNCDYSDKNVLKKYISSDLHLQIYEELKLISNIYLDFNKKDFLRSIITPIFFGSALTNFGIDHILKSLIKWAPPPIYRSTNTRKVQPAEKHFTGFVFKIQANMDLKHHDRMAFIRIVSGKYTKGIKLRHVRIKKNIIVSDAFYFIAGDRFSIETAYPGDIIGIHNHGTIKIGDSFTEGEEINFIGIPSFAPEIFRRIFLKNPLQQKQLKKGLMQLSEEGAIQVFYPLHNNHLILGAIGILQFDVVIQRLKIEYKIDAIYEKVNIKFARWITSDNKKSIDIFSNKNQSYLALDNFNNLTYLAPNKANLNIMISRYIDINFNKVREQ; from the coding sequence ATGTGTAATTTAAATCATCAATTAGAAATAAAAAAAAGACGTACTTTTGCTATTATTTCTCATCCGGACGCTGGTAAAACAACTGTTACAGAAAAAATGTTGCTTTTAGGAAAAGTACTTCGAACTTCTGGTACAGTAAAAGCAAGAGGAAGTGGGAAATATGCTAAATCAGATTGGATGAAAATTGAAAAAGATCGTGGAATTTCTATTACAACATCTGTTATGCAATTTCAATATAAAAACATTTTAGTTAATTTATTAGATACTCCTGGTCACCAAGATTTTTCAGAAGATACATATCGTATTCTTACTGCTGTAGATTGTTGTTTGTTAGTTATTGATGCTGCAAAGGGAATAGAAGAAAGAACAAAAAAATTAATGGATGTAAGTCGTTTGCATAATACTCCTATTATTACATTTGTTAATAAGTTAGATCGTGATAGTCTTGAACCAATAGAAATTTTAGATCAAATTGAAAAAGAGTTGAAATTATCTTGTGTACCTATCACGTGGCCTATTAGTTGTGGAAGAAATTTTAAAGGTGTTATTAATTTAGATAAAAAATTAATTTATTTTTATAACAAATTTAATAAATCTAATGTTTTGAAAACTAATTGTGATTATTCAGATAAAAATGTATTAAAAAAATATATTAGCTCAGATTTACATTTACAAATTTATGAAGAATTAAAATTAATTAGTAATATATATTTGGACTTTAATAAAAAAGATTTTTTAAGAAGTATTATTACACCTATTTTTTTTGGTAGTGCATTAACTAATTTTGGTATTGATCATATATTAAAAAGTTTAATAAAATGGGCACCGCCTCCTATTTATCGAAGTACTAATACAAGAAAAGTACAACCTGCAGAAAAACATTTTACAGGTTTTGTGTTTAAAATTCAGGCTAATATGGATTTAAAACATCATGATCGTATGGCTTTTATTAGAATTGTATCTGGAAAATATACAAAAGGTATTAAATTAAGACATGTAAGAATAAAGAAAAATATTATTGTTTCTGATGCATTTTATTTTATAGCTGGAGATAGATTTTCTATAGAAACAGCATATCCTGGAGATATAATTGGGATACACAATCATGGAACAATAAAAATTGGAGATTCTTTTACAGAAGGAGAAGAAATTAATTTTATTGGCATTCCTAGTTTTGCTCCAGAGATATTTCGTCGAATTTTTTTAAAAAACCCATTACAACAAAAGCAATTAAAAAAAGGTTTAATGCAATTATCAGAAGAAGGTGCGATACAAGTTTTTTATCCTCTTCATAACAATCATCTAATTTTAGGAGCTATTGGTATATTACAATTTGATGTAGTAATTCAACGTTTAAAAATCGAATATAAAATAGATGCAATATACGAAAAAGTTAATATTAAATTTGCTCGGTGGATTACATCAGATAATAAAAAGAGTATCGATATATTTTCAAATAAAAATCAATCCTATTTAGCATTAGATAACTTTAATAATTTAACATATTTAGCACCTAATAAAGCAAACTTGAATATTATGATATCTCGATATATTGATATTAATTTTAATAAAGTAAGAGAGCAGTAA
- the ansA gene encoding asparaginase — protein MKKKNIYIAYTGGTIGMQKSNNGYVPTAGYFQQQLIKMPEFHSPEIPNFFIKEYNPLIDSSNMSPIEWQKIADDIKKNYYTYDGFVILHGTDTMAYTASALSFILENLEKPIIITGSQIPISEVRSDGRQNLLNSLLMIVNYPINEVTLLFNHKLYRGNRTTKSNANGFNAFSSPNIAPLLEVGINIRYLYKNKLLKKQKKLKVYKIKPQPISIITIYPGISSKILKNFLLYPVKALILCTYGIGNAPQNKDFLKELYIAAKKNIIIINLTQCTSGNVNMNGYATGNSLKKVGVISGYDLTIEAALTKLHFLLSQNISIKKIRIQMQNNLRGELTNYSHIL, from the coding sequence ATGAAAAAAAAAAATATATATATTGCATATACAGGTGGAACTATTGGTATGCAAAAATCGAATAATGGATATGTTCCTACAGCTGGTTACTTTCAGCAACAATTAATTAAAATGCCAGAATTTCATAGTCCAGAAATTCCAAATTTTTTTATTAAAGAATATAACCCACTAATTGATTCTTCTAATATGAGTCCAATAGAATGGCAAAAAATTGCAGATGATATTAAAAAAAACTATTATACGTATGACGGATTTGTTATTCTTCATGGTACAGACACCATGGCATATACTGCTTCAGCATTATCTTTTATTTTAGAAAATCTAGAAAAACCTATTATTATAACTGGCTCTCAAATTCCTATATCAGAAGTACGATCAGATGGAAGACAAAACTTGTTAAATTCATTATTAATGATAGTAAATTATCCTATTAATGAAGTAACTTTACTTTTTAATCACAAATTATACAGAGGTAATAGAACGACTAAATCTAATGCTAATGGTTTTAATGCATTTTCTTCTCCTAATATAGCTCCTTTATTAGAAGTAGGAATAAATATTCGTTATCTATATAAAAATAAGCTTTTAAAAAAACAAAAAAAATTAAAGGTATATAAAATTAAACCCCAACCTATTAGCATTATTACTATATATCCAGGAATTTCTAGCAAAATTTTAAAAAATTTTTTATTATATCCAGTAAAAGCATTAATTTTATGTACATACGGAATCGGAAACGCACCTCAAAATAAAGATTTTTTAAAAGAATTATATATTGCTGCTAAAAAAAATATTATTATAATTAATCTAACACAATGCACATCTGGAAACGTTAATATGAATGGATATGCAACAGGTAATTCACTTAAAAAAGTTGGAGTTATTAGTGGTTATGATTTGACAATTGAAGCAGCTTTAACTAAATTGCATTTTTTATTAAGTCAAAATATTTCAATAAAAAAAATTCGTATACAAATGCAAAATAATTTGAGAGGGGAACTGACAAATTATTCACATATTTTATAA
- a CDS encoding NfuA family Fe-S biogenesis protein, which produces MIKISNEAQNYFISLLSKEPKGTQIRVFIVNPGMQNAECKVAYCALDEIEESDIKLEYNNFYVYVNKSIIHFLKNSEIDLIVDKLNSQLTFRAPYAKKNIVHKQLSLEEKIKHFLNIEINPQLLLHGGKVNLINISENNIALIEFSGGCNGCSMIGVTLKEMVEKKILSLFPEIKKVIDKTQHLRGHHSFY; this is translated from the coding sequence ATGATTAAAATTTCCAATGAAGCTCAAAATTATTTTATTTCACTTTTATCTAAAGAACCCAAAGGAACTCAAATCCGTGTTTTTATTGTTAATCCAGGTATGCAAAATGCAGAATGTAAAGTAGCGTATTGTGCTTTAGATGAAATCGAAGAATCTGACATTAAGTTAGAGTATAATAATTTTTATGTTTATGTTAATAAATCTATTATTCATTTTTTAAAAAATTCTGAAATTGACCTAATAGTGGACAAATTAAATTCACAACTTACTTTTAGAGCTCCTTATGCAAAAAAAAATATTGTGCATAAACAACTTTCTTTAGAAGAAAAAATAAAACATTTTTTAAATATAGAGATTAACCCACAGTTATTATTACATGGTGGAAAAGTAAATTTAATTAATATTTCTGAAAATAATATAGCATTAATAGAATTTAGCGGAGGATGTAATGGATGTTCAATGATAGGAGTAACTTTGAAAGAAATGGTTGAAAAAAAAATATTATCTTTGTTCCCTGAAATAAAAAAAGTAATTGATAAAACTCAACATTTACGTGGACATCATTCTTTTTATTAA
- the bioH gene encoding pimeloyl-ACP methyl ester esterase BioH, whose protein sequence is MKKFTWKTQGNGDINIVILNGWGINCKIWFFIVQKLSIYFKLHLIDLPGIGSNKKLSLISIKQIIEILNFYMPKNSIYLGWSLGGLIATNFALLYPKKTLGLVHVASSPYFINQKNWPGIEKKNIYRIYHNLSNKYYETINDFLSLQILKQKKYFEDLEVLKKILFQKDNIPNRKTLKKGLEILLSMDLRSKISMIKVPFLRIYGSLDTLVPKKISNLIDLICPNSQSIIIEKAGHIPFISHKEEFCSILLEYFFKKI, encoded by the coding sequence ATGAAAAAATTTACTTGGAAAACTCAAGGAAATGGAGATATTAATATTGTGATATTAAATGGATGGGGTATTAACTGTAAAATATGGTTTTTTATAGTTCAAAAACTTAGCATATATTTTAAATTACATCTAATTGATTTACCTGGAATAGGATCGAATAAAAAACTTAGTCTTATTAGTATTAAACAAATAATTGAAATATTAAATTTTTATATGCCTAAAAATTCTATCTATTTAGGATGGTCACTTGGAGGATTAATTGCAACTAATTTTGCCCTATTATATCCCAAAAAAACTTTAGGACTTGTACATGTAGCTTCTTCTCCTTATTTTATCAATCAAAAAAATTGGCCAGGAATAGAAAAGAAAAATATATATCGTATATACCATAATTTATCAAATAAATACTACGAAACAATAAATGACTTTTTATCCTTACAAATATTAAAACAAAAAAAATATTTTGAAGATTTAGAGGTATTAAAAAAAATATTATTTCAGAAAGATAATATACCCAATCGAAAAACACTAAAAAAAGGATTAGAAATACTATTATCAATGGATTTAAGATCTAAAATATCTATGATTAAAGTTCCATTTTTACGTATATATGGATCTTTAGATACTTTAGTACCTAAAAAAATTTCTAATTTAATTGATTTAATATGTCCTAATAGTCAGTCTATAATCATTGAAAAAGCAGGACATATTCCATTTATTTCGCATAAAGAAGAATTCTGCTCTATTTTATTAGAATACTTTTTTAAAAAAATATAA
- a CDS encoding single-stranded DNA-binding protein, translating to MASRGINKVILIGHLGQDPEVRYMPNGNAVVNMTLATSENWKDKNTGETKEKTEWHRVVLFGKLAEIAGEYLRKGSQVYIEGSLQTRKWQDQNGLERYTTEVVVNISGTMQMLGNRNSNSHNLSANENKSILKTKKVETIDPSKNLEKYKLKKEQIDSSEIDFDDEIPF from the coding sequence ATGGCAAGTCGAGGTATAAATAAAGTAATTTTAATTGGTCATTTAGGTCAAGATCCAGAAGTAAGATATATGCCAAATGGTAATGCAGTAGTAAATATGACGCTTGCTACTTCAGAAAATTGGAAAGATAAAAATACAGGTGAAACTAAAGAGAAAACAGAATGGCATAGAGTAGTATTATTTGGAAAATTAGCAGAAATAGCTGGAGAATATTTGCGAAAAGGTTCTCAAGTGTATATTGAAGGTTCGCTTCAAACAAGAAAGTGGCAAGACCAAAATGGTCTAGAGCGATATACAACAGAAGTTGTAGTAAATATTAGTGGTACAATGCAAATGCTGGGAAACCGAAATTCTAATTCTCATAATCTTTCTGCGAACGAAAACAAGAGTATTTTAAAAACAAAAAAAGTAGAAACTATTGATCCATCTAAGAATTTAGAAAAATATAAATTAAAGAAAGAACAAATTGATTCTTCAGAAATAGATTTTGATGATGAAATTCCATTTTAA